Genomic DNA from Acuticoccus sp. MNP-M23:
TTTCCTCCGGTTCTCCGTCCCGGCTGATCCGTCCGGGGCGCGCAAGGCGGCCATCAAGGCAGCCGACCGCATTGCCGCCCACCTCGAAGCCACGGCAAGAGCCGGCTTCACACCGGCCGAGGCCGACGCCATCTTCGGCCGCCCCGCCATTGAGCCGGAACGCTTTGCCCCGCTTCTGACGCCCTGGCCGACCGGCGAGGCGGCGGACCGGTTCCTCGCCCGCTTCGAGGCTCTGGAAGCCGGCACCGCAGCGGTCTGACAAGGCCTGCGGCGGGGTCAAGGCGCCGCCCGGAGCCACGCACAGCCGAAGGCGAGCATGGCGAGGACGGCACCTTGACGCCGTCGCGGGCCGCCCAACGCTGGCAAAGGGGATCAGAACAGGCAGATGCGAAGCAGCTGAATGGCCTGAACCCCTGCCCATCGGCGCGGTGTTAGGTAGCAAGCGCACCAAGGGTGCGGCAGTGATGTGGGCGCTAGTTGTTCTTGGGGTCTGGGTGAGTGAGGCCAGCGCTGGGACGCACGCGCAGGCGGCCCGTCACTTCGTTGGGCGGATAGACGAGGTCGACCGAGAATTCAAAAATGGTCGCGGGCACTGTTTCAAATACCGTGTCATACTCGATTTCACCATTAACCCTAAAGATCGGGTGGTCGCCCGGATAATTCCCCTTCATCCCCTTGGGAATCGGGAAGTTTTCTTTTCGCAACATCTCAACCCCGCGCTCGCCAGCTGTTATGTCCCTTCCGTAAACAAGCCTCCGCCCCATAATAAAAAGCGTCGGGAATACGCTTGGGCAGCTAAGGGTAACTTCGAATCTAGTGTTAATAGCTGGCGATTGGCCGGTATTGCCCAAAGTCACTATAACAGAAATTGTTTGCCCGATTCCGTCGATATCGCGGACCACAGCTGTAACTTCTGGAACGCCGATATAGGCGCGCGTCTGGGCGACCCCAATTTCGCGGGTAATTCTGGCGGTGCGGTCTGTGGCACGAGCTGCCCATCCGGCAAAAAACACTGCCGCGACAGTGGCAGCCAGAGTCGCGCCTGTAATCCACAGCATCAAATCCGCGGCGCGAGCCATCGACTCCTGAGCCGCAAGATCGCGCCAGTCCCGCTCATCGTCAAATTGTTGTTCGTTGTAGGCTTTATTGGCGCGGGCGCCGGGGTCGGACTCGCGCTGTTCTTCCGTTGGACCTACGGATGGGGAATGTTGGTCGCTGGCTTGGCGGCTTCCGCCTACTGCTACGCCATCCTGCTTGGACCAAGCCTCGTATAGAATGGCAATCGTCAAGGTTGCGATTGGCACAAACACACACAGTACGACAATTGCTAGTGCCTTTAGCGTCTTGCGGTCCACGTTTAATCAACTAATCGGATCGAATTAGATCCAATGGCTTCATAGCACTGCGCCATAAACGCAGCGGTGAACTTCCCGCGCGATAGCTTGTTTCGCACGTTAACCTCTTTTTCCTCAACGCCGATCTCAGCCAGCTTTTCGACAAGCTGGCTGTAGGTCACACCCTTCCTCTTCAACTCCGCCTTTAGAAGGTTCGCCACGCGGGCTTCCCAGTCTGTCCGCTCTGCCATGCCGCATCGTCCTCGCGATAAAAGTGACGTTTGCGATACGTATGCCCTTGTCTCTAGTACGTCAACGTACTACATACGTTACATAGGTAACGCAGAGACAGACAAATGGCACAGCACTTCCTCCTCTCCGCATCGGCCCGCACCCTTCGCCTGAAGGACATCTACAGGGCTGGCGAAGAGAAGGCATACGAGACGTTCTGCGCGATCCGCTGGTCTGAGAACGACGGCAAGCCGGTGTGCCCGCGCTGCGGTTCAGTTGAAGCCTACAGCATCACCACCCGCCGCAAGTTCAAGTGCCGTCAGGCTGAGTGCCGCCACCAGTTCAGCGTCACCAGCGGCACGATCTTCGCCAGCCGCAAGATGGACTTCACCGACCTTCTCGGCGCCATCGCAATCTTCGTGAACGCGGTGAAGGGCGTGTTCGCGCTCCAGCTCTCCCGTGACCTCTGCGTCCAGTACAAGACGGCCTTCGTGCTGGCTCACAAGCTGCGTGAGGCGCTGTCCGCTGAGATTGACCAGGAGACCCCGCTTGAAGGTGACGTTGAAGTCGATGGCGCCTACTTCGGCGGTCACATTCGCCCGGCGAACGAAAAGAAGGATCGCGTTGACCGCCGCCTGAAAGAGCATCAGACCGGCAAGCGCCGCGTCGTGGTCGCCTTCCGTGAGCGCGGCGGGCGCGTGGTCCCGTTCATCTGCCGCGAGGAAGGCGAAGGCGTGGACATCGCGCAGCACATCGTGTCCCGCATGGCGACGATGCACGCTGACGAGGCTTCCCATTGGGATCGCCTGCATGCTGGCTGGACGGTCGGCCGCATCAACCACTCCATCGCCTACAGCACCCCTGAGAGCTGCACCAATCAGGTTGAATCGTTCTTCTCCCGCCTGCGTCGCATGGTTGTCGGGCAGCACCACGGCGTGTCCGCGCAGTACCTCTACCAATACGCCAACGAGGCCGCTTGGAAGGAAGACAACCGCCGCGTGGACAACGGTACCGCTTTCCGGAAGACGCTGCGCAACGCGCTCACTTCGCCGGTGAGCCGGGCTTGGGCTGGGTACTGGCAGCGGTAGGTGATGTCGCCCCGCCGAAAACACCGCGGCTCACAATAACTGCTAATCCTATAACGGATGCCGCTGTACTACCGACGAGCGTTATTAGCACCCCGTCCGCTAATATAAAGCCACCGATTTTAAAGCCGCTCAATAACAAAATTACGAACACACCTAGCGCATATATAGCTAGGCATCGTTCCACAAATTTCTGATTTCTAGCTCGCGCACTGCGGTTATACTTAATTTCCGCTAAATCTTCCGTAAGCTTAGCAAGCTCCGCGTCATTTGCCTCAAGCGAAAAAGCTAGACTATGGCCTTCTTCAGCTGCCTTAGATTCTTGCTCTTGCGCGACCTTCTTAATTGCGTCAAATATATCAGCCCTACGTGGCATTGCGGTTGCTAATAAGTGACTTGTAATGGCGAACGATTTCATCGTCACTAATGGTTGTATTCTGCCCGCGGCTAAACGCATTACTCCAAGGGGTTTCACGTTTATGCGTTATCCGAGAGAGAGTTTCACCACTC
This window encodes:
- a CDS encoding DUF6471 domain-containing protein; protein product: MAERTDWEARVANLLKAELKRKGVTYSQLVEKLAEIGVEEKEVNVRNKLSRGKFTAAFMAQCYEAIGSNSIRLVD
- a CDS encoding IS1595 family transposase, yielding MAQHFLLSASARTLRLKDIYRAGEEKAYETFCAIRWSENDGKPVCPRCGSVEAYSITTRRKFKCRQAECRHQFSVTSGTIFASRKMDFTDLLGAIAIFVNAVKGVFALQLSRDLCVQYKTAFVLAHKLREALSAEIDQETPLEGDVEVDGAYFGGHIRPANEKKDRVDRRLKEHQTGKRRVVVAFRERGGRVVPFICREEGEGVDIAQHIVSRMATMHADEASHWDRLHAGWTVGRINHSIAYSTPESCTNQVESFFSRLRRMVVGQHHGVSAQYLYQYANEAAWKEDNRRVDNGTAFRKTLRNALTSPVSRAWAGYWQR